The proteins below come from a single Clupea harengus chromosome 21, Ch_v2.0.2, whole genome shotgun sequence genomic window:
- the ildr1a gene encoding immunoglobulin-like domain-containing receptor 1a yields MVKANSEMVEQLFSPHPSPLTYVISSLSFVYTDVLAIQVNVPKTERSTALFSSVTLLCDYTTSANLQDVLVTWRFKSFCQDPVLEYYSTAYQAAIQLGQDPSNDCPDRQRKVRVVAQKRGSNEPILGSEYRERKISIQNKADLVLNEVMWWDHGVYFCSVDAAGDTSGSDADKEIKLIVYHWLTVLFIVLGAFLLLILLCVCCCQCCPQHCCCYVRCPCCPKQCCCPEKVVMQHRMMKDAQKAMSPWMNGGQPMYAPISSPSPYQMNPMLYAGSHQTPMPLPPPQPFQPTRGLGNGSVAVDSAHSTNQVLNYLESQVHGMDATSPLIQHQSSVPRHQMPPPPQQMPRNVPFSAGPPSMLSALDDGPPAHRPPRPHDHYNSSSGNHGDRPHYPMSRSYSQEDVLSDGGRRGNPNERAGYRPRSRSRDDLFRSDPRHSPPRQDRRYSPPQAGRRGSWSSANDQESRRGGARGGGWENPPTYSEYEPGQKPAKRYDRYSDKSSRTGTSIVI; encoded by the exons atggtgaaagcCAACAGTGAAATG GTTGAGCAACTGTTttcccctcacccctctcctctcacatatgtcatctcctccctctctttcgttTACACAGACGTGTTAGCAATCCAGGTGAATGTAcccaagacagagagaagcacagctCTCTTTTCTTCGGTCACCTTGCTTTGTGACTACACCACCTCAGCCAATCTGCAGGACGTGTTGGTAACATGGCGTTTCAAGTCTTTCTGCCAGGACCCTGTGCTGGAATATTACTCAACAG catACCAGGCAGCAATCCAACTGGGTCAGGATCCATCTAATGACTGTCCGGACCGCCAGCGCAAAGTTCGAGTTGTCGCCCAGAAGAGGGGTAGCAATGAGCCTATACTGGGTTCAGAGTATCGCGAGCGCAAGATCTCCATCCAGAACA AAGCTGATCTGGTCCTTAATGAGGTGATGTGGTGGGACCACGGAGTCTACTTTTGTTCCGTTGATGCCGCAGGGGACACCAGTGGAAGCGACGCTGACAAAGAGATCAAACTCATTGTTTATC ACTGGTTGACTGTGCTCTTCATCGTCCTGGGTGcctttcttctcctcatcctcctgtgtgtgtgctgctgtcagTGTTGCCCTCAGCACTGCTGCTGTTATGTGCGCTGCCCATGCTGCCCCAAGCAATGCTGCTGTCCAGAGAAAG TTGTAATGCAGCACCGGATGATGAAAGACGCTCAGAAGGCGATGTCTCCTTGGATGAATGGTGGCCAACCTATGTACGCTCCCATAAGCTCACCTAGCCCCTACCAGATGAACCCCATGCTCTACGCAG GCTCCCACCAGACACCCatgcccctccccccaccccagcctttCCAACCAACCCGTGGTCTGGGAAATGGCAGTGTAGCTGTTGACAGTGCCCACAGCACAAATCAGGTGCTGAATTACTTGGAGAGCCAGGTGCATGGAATGGATGCGACCAGCCCTCTGATACAGCACCAGTCCTCTGTCCCCCGTCACCAAatgccccctccaccccagcagATGCCCAGAAATGTGCCTTTCTCTGCTGGACCTCCCAGCATGCTGTCTGCCCTGGATGACGGCCCGCCAGCCCACAGACCCCCACGGCCccatgaccactacaacagttCCTCTGGCAACCATGGGGATCGTCCACACTACCCCATGAGCCGCAGCTACAGCCAGGAAGACGTACTGAGTGATGGTGGCAGGAGGGGCAATCCCAATGAGCGGGCTGGATATCGCCCAAGATCCCGTTCTCGTGATGATCTCTTTAGGAGTGATCCGCGACACAGCCCTCCGAGACAGGACAGGAGGTACTCGCCTCCCCAAGCTGGCAGACGTGGGTCATGGAGCTCCGCCAATGAccaggagagcaggaggggaggTGCAAGAGGAGGTGGCTGGGAAAATCCCCCTACTTACAGCGAGTATGAGCCAGGCCAGAAGCCAGCCAAACGCTATGACCGCTACTCG GACAAGAGCTCTCGCACTGGTACCAGCATAGTGATCTGA